One Bdellovibrionota bacterium genomic region harbors:
- a CDS encoding outer membrane beta-barrel protein: MGLGGGVRLIKSDDSNFEGKFTPMLYGGYKILPWAFALEALYYDDESDAGTSYTIENKHYEASIYALRFINYEEGKAINPYVLGGWGLFQERLTSNFMGAVDKDKSKLNSAVKIGLGAWAPLGSLAFINLEAKGMYSKDFTPDLIFELSSKVGVDF, encoded by the coding sequence TTGGGATTAGGTGGGGGCGTAAGATTAATTAAATCTGATGATAGTAATTTCGAAGGTAAGTTTACCCCGATGCTTTATGGTGGATACAAAATTCTTCCTTGGGCATTTGCACTGGAAGCTTTGTACTATGATGATGAGAGCGACGCTGGAACTTCATACACGATAGAAAATAAACATTACGAAGCCTCTATTTATGCTTTGAGATTTATCAATTACGAAGAGGGTAAAGCCATCAATCCTTACGTACTGGGAGGCTGGGGCTTATTTCAAGAAAGGCTAACGAGCAATTTCATGGGCGCAGTGGATAAAGATAAATCCAAGTTGAATTCTGCGGTCAAAATCGGTCTGGGGGCATGGGCTCCGTTAGGCTCTCTGGCTTTTATCAATCTTGAGGCAAAAGGAATGTATTCTAAAGACTTCACACCAGATTTGATATTTGAATTGTCATCAAAAGTCGGGGTTGATTTTTAA